The Lewinellaceae bacterium DNA window GAAGAACCGGGTAAATTCCTCATCATCCAGTCCGAAGAAATCACCAACCAGATCGGTGATAAACCACTCCACCTCAATGCGACCAACCTGCGTAATCTGATTGAGCCGCAAGAAGGAGAAAGTGTGGTGGAGATCCTGCAAAAAAGCATTGATGCAGTGCAGCAACAGCGTGAAGAGACCGATCAGCCGATGATTATACATTTGAATCATCCCAACTTTCATTATGCCGTGTCTCTGGAAGATATGATAGCGCTGAAAGGTGAACAGTTTTTTGAAGTGTTTAATGGGCATCACATGGTCCATAATCAGGGAGATTCCACCCACATGGGGACTGAAGAGATGTGGGACCTGGTCAATATTGCATATCTCAAACAAGGGAAACCTCTGCTTTACGCTTTGGGTACTGATGACAGTCATAACTACCACCGCATGGGCCGCCAATGGAGTAATTCCGGCCGGGGATGGGTGATGGTCCATGCCAGTGAATTAACAGCTGAATCCATTATCGCGGCTCTGGAGGCAGGAGATTTTTATGCTTCTACCGGTGTAACCTTCTCCCGGCTTGAGGTGCAGGACGGTACACTCAGCGTTTCTGTTAAAGCCGAACCGGGAGTGCATTATCAGATCCAGTTTATCGGATGCCGGCAGGGAGCAGATCACAGCGAAGTATTCTCAGAGGTTGAAGGAACCAGCGGGTCCTTTACCCTGCAGCCGGATCAGCTGTTTGTGCGGGCTAAAGTCCTCTCGGATAAGCAACATCCCAATCCCATTGAAAACCTGGACTACGAGATGGCCTGGTCCCAACCGGTTACCCATACCAACTGATAATGGGGTCGGCCGGATTTAAATTTTCCTGCCTATATACCGGATAACATGGGCGGGACCCTTATGGTATTCTCCTTCCTGAAGCAGGAGGTCGGTTTCCAGCAGGTAAATGGCTTCCAATGCAGATAACTCGCGCTTCACACTTTCGGTCGAATACAAGAGGTCCTCAGTTCGTGGTCCTCCGGACGAGTAAGCCAGCTGGGTACGCGTAAAGGCTTCCATGAAGAGTTCACCGCCTGCTTTCAATGACCGGATAAGTTTATCGTAAAAAGGAATCCTGACCATCTCTGGTAGATGGACATAGCTCAGGCCGATGGCGTCGTAATGGTGGTCTTTCACAGTGAATTCCTGTATTGATTGTACCGCATACCGGATATGGACTTGTTGCATGGCTGACTGTGCCAGGGCCCGCTGCTGGGCAACAGCACTGAAATCGAATGCTTCGACATCCCATCCCAGCCGGGCGGCATAAATGGCATTCCGCCCCTGGCCCTCCGCAGGAAAGAGGATCCTTCCCGGCGTCCTGGCATCGAGGCAGGTTTTCATCCATATATTAGGGGCCTCCCCGTAGACCAGTTCTTCCTCATTAAATCGATCATTCCAGAAATTTCTTGGGTCCAATTGGTTACAGTTTATTGTATTTATAATGCTTCCTGACCCGGATCATTCGGTCGAGCGGTTCAGAAACCGGTCGAAAGGATACAAAGCCTTAAAAGCACTGGCAGCATGATCCAGAAAGTCTGATGATGTCACCAATTTGTCGGGGCATGAATTGGAAGCAAGAAAGCTTTTCATTTTAAGGAATTCAATCTCCGGATGATCCGCCGGATAGCCTTGAGGGGTGCTTTTAAGCTTCTCACCATCAATGTCGCCGAAATAATGCCTGAAATCCTTGTTTTCAAGGATGGACTTAAACTCTTCGCGGTTGTAATCGATCTCCTGACGGATCGCTTTAAGCCAGCTTGATTCCGGCAGATAGGCGCCGCCCGCCAGCATGGATGCCCCCGGCTCCAGATGGATGTAATAGCCGGCCCTGCTATGGATCTCAGACCGTTTGGCCGCAGAGGATACATGCGCACCCATGGCAATCTTATAGGGTGATTTATCCTTGGAGAAGCGCACGTCCCGGTATATCCTGAAGACGCAATCCTTTGCTTTGAAATGGGCAATGGAAGGATCAAATTGCGCTATCTGCAGGATGAGTGCATCAATAAATTGCTCAAATTCTGCACGGGCAGCTTCATATCGCGGCTTGTTTTCCTGAAACCACTCGCGATTATTGTTGGCTTTCAGGTCTTTAAGAAACCGTAGGGTTGAAGTGGAAATACTTGGCATAGCTAACTCATTTAATGTTTGATTTGAAGCAGTTCATTGCAGTGGTTATAACCATTTAGTCCAGAGGTGCCGTTCCTTACCGGCAAATCCTGCTTTGCGGTAAAGGTTTTGTGCCTGCTGATTGGAATGGTCTACTTCCAGGTGAACAGCCTTTAAGCCATAAAGGGCACACTGATCACTGACGAAGTTGATAATCTCTTTCCCATAACCCTGTCCCCGGAATTCTTCTTTCAGAAACAACTCATCGATGAATGCGTCTTTGCCCAGATACTCAAAACTGAAGCCAAAACAGATGGCCACGTATCCGGCTGATTCACCGTTCATCCT harbors:
- a CDS encoding GNAT family N-acetyltransferase, with amino-acid sequence MDPNAPIQCTVATAGDIPTLLGMMETFCTLEHLHFDAEIRELLILQMLNNEALGTLYSIRMNGESAGYVAICFGFSFEYLGKDAFIDELFLKEEFRGQGYGKEIINFVSDQCALYGLKAVHLEVDHSNQQAQNLYRKAGFAGKERHLWTKWL
- a CDS encoding DUF2461 domain-containing protein, whose product is MPSISTSTLRFLKDLKANNNREWFQENKPRYEAARAEFEQFIDALILQIAQFDPSIAHFKAKDCVFRIYRDVRFSKDKSPYKIAMGAHVSSAAKRSEIHSRAGYYIHLEPGASMLAGGAYLPESSWLKAIRQEIDYNREEFKSILENKDFRHYFGDIDGEKLKSTPQGYPADHPEIEFLKMKSFLASNSCPDKLVTSSDFLDHAASAFKALYPFDRFLNRSTE
- a CDS encoding class I SAM-dependent methyltransferase, with translation MDPRNFWNDRFNEEELVYGEAPNIWMKTCLDARTPGRILFPAEGQGRNAIYAARLGWDVEAFDFSAVAQQRALAQSAMQQVHIRYAVQSIQEFTVKDHHYDAIGLSYVHLPEMVRIPFYDKLIRSLKAGGELFMEAFTRTQLAYSSGGPRTEDLLYSTESVKRELSALEAIYLLETDLLLQEGEYHKGPAHVIRYIGRKI
- a CDS encoding histidinol-phosphatase, translating into MVILCFSCQKVESDSSHWYKGNLHTHSYWSDGDDYPEMIMDWYKTHGYQFIALSEHNTIADHEKWVRIGQDSLKKVALNNYRGRFGDDWVVDQLDENGLAIKLKTLEEYRPIFEEPGKFLIIQSEEITNQIGDKPLHLNATNLRNLIEPQEGESVVEILQKSIDAVQQQREETDQPMIIHLNHPNFHYAVSLEDMIALKGEQFFEVFNGHHMVHNQGDSTHMGTEEMWDLVNIAYLKQGKPLLYALGTDDSHNYHRMGRQWSNSGRGWVMVHASELTAESIIAALEAGDFYASTGVTFSRLEVQDGTLSVSVKAEPGVHYQIQFIGCRQGADHSEVFSEVEGTSGSFTLQPDQLFVRAKVLSDKQHPNPIENLDYEMAWSQPVTHTN